TGCCTCCAGGTCATCGACGAGGCCAACAGCAAACCCCAGGATATCGTTAAGACCGTCGCCAACATGAAGAAGGACCTGGCGGTCGCAGCGGAGGCCAGGAAGGCTTCCGCGAAGCAGGCGATCAGGAACCTCCGGCCCAGGGATGTCAACGGGACCCCCGTCTACGCATCCATGTTCGCCGATGCGGACAGGAAGACCCTGTCCGACGCCGCCGAGGAGTTCAGGTCCAAGGGGGCAGCGGTCGTCTTCGTCTCCGTCGGGGAGAGCGTATCCGCCCTCATCGCATCTGGCACTTCTAAGGTTGACTGCAGGAAGATCCTCCCGGAGGTCCTCTCCGCGTTCGGCGGAAGGGGCGGCGGGAAGCCCGAGAACGCACAGGGAGGCATCCCCGACAAGGCCAAGGCACAGGAGCTCTTCGACGCCCTGGTGGCCGCCGTCGAGAAGTCCCTCGCTTGACCAATCATTAAAAACACGTGCGATAATAGGGTGGTCATTATGGCAGGCGGAATGAGGGGCATGAACCCCCGTCAGATGCAGAAGGCGATGCGCTCGATGGGTATCACCCAGAGCACCGTCGCCGGAGTACAGCAGGTCATCATCAAGTGCAACGACAAGGACATCGTGATTACCAACGCGAGTGTCACCTGCATCGAGATGAAGGGCCAGAAGAGCTACGAGGTCTCCGGTGTCGTCACCGAGATGACTCCCGGAGCCGCAGGCGGAGAGGCGGTCCCCGCAGGACCAGTCTTCGCCGATGAGGACATCGAACTCGTCATGTCCCAGACCGGCTGCGACCGCGAGAAGGCCGTCAAGGCCCTCGAGGAGTGCGACGGCCAGCCCGCAGAGGCCATCATCAAAATCATGTCGGAGTGATGCAAATGTGTCTAGCAGTCCCCGCCAAGATCGTCGCCATCGACGGCGACGAGGCGCAGGTTGACTTCGGCGGCACCATGAAGCCCGCCAACATCTCCATGGTCGACGTGAAGGTCGGAGACTGGGTAGTCGTGCACGCCGGATTCGCCATCGAAGTGATGGACGAGGAAGAGGCGGCCGAGACCATCAAGCTCTGGAACGACTTCATCGACTCCGGAGAGGCCGAGTACAACCAGCCCCAGTAAACCTTTCATCGCGGATCCGGCGTCCGCCCGGTTCCGCTACCCACACTTCTCAAGAAACCGTTATATATGTCCTAGATATCGTGGTGTTCGGACGGCCACAGCAGTGGGGTTCACCCGGTCCCATCTCGAACCCGGCAGTTAAGCCCACTCACGTAGGTGTCGCGTACTGTGTTGCGCAAGTGCACGGGAAAGCACCCACGCTGTCCACTTTTAACTCTCATCCGTTGGGCGGAGCTGTTTTTCCCTGTCCGACAGGACAATGAGTTGAGCGTATCAATCAGTTTTTTGACATTCCATTCTAGAATCTTATTATATCATCAGCCGATAGCACCCCTATCAAGGAGCAATCTCAATGGATTACATTGTCCTCATAGGTTTCATCGCCTACTTCGTGATCGTCCTCCTTGTGGGATTCTACTTCTACAACAGGTCCCACGGACTCCACGATTACATCCTGGGCGGAAGGAAACTCAATCCCTATGTGGCGGCCCTGTCCGCGCAGGCATCCGACATGAGCGGATGGCTGCTTCTCGGACTGCCCGGTTCGATCTACCTCTTCGGTATCGGACAGGCATGGATCGGAATCGGTCTCGCCATCGGTTCCTACTTCGCGTGGCTGCTCATCGCAAAGCGCCTCAGGAACTACACCAAGAAGGCTAAGGACTCCCTTACCCTCTCCCAGTTCTTCTCCAACCGTTTCAGGGACCAGAAGAACTACCTGAAGACCATGAGCGCCATCGCCATCATCGTCTTCTTCATCCCCTATGTCGCATCCGGGTTCGTCAGCGCCGGGAACATCCTCATGTCCTTCGTGGACCTGGATTACGTCCCCTGCATGCTGATCGGTGTGGTCGTCATCATCGCCTACACCGTCCTCGGAGGTTTCAAGGCGATCTGCTGGACCGATGTCCTGCAGGCAATGCTGATGATCGTGGCCATCATCATCGTCCCCCTCGCCGCCATAGGCGAGCTCGGAGGATGGGACGAGGTCATGGCCGTCGCGGACAGACCCGCGTTCTCCGGATTCTTCGACTTCTTCAAGAATGCCGACGGATCCACCATCGCCGCCCTGTCCATCATCTCCTCCCTCGCGTGGGGTCTGGGATACTTCGGTATGCCCCACGTCGTCGTCAGGTACATGGCCCTCGAGGACCCCAAAGAGGCCAAGGTCGCCAGGCGCGTCGGTACCGGATGGATCATCGTCGCTCTCGCGTTCGCCATCCTCGTCGGTCTCGTCGGACAGGCTTACCACCCCGGATTCACCACCAAGTCCGATGCCCAGACGATCTTCATCGTCATGGTCGGCGGCATCTTCGCGCCAATCATCATGGGTGTCCTGTACTCCGCGCTGATGGCTGCCGTCATGAGCACCTCCGACTCCCAGCTCCTGGTCGCCTCCGCGGCGGTCACCAACGACCTCATGAGCCTCACCAAGAAGTAGTACGCTCCCCGGGAGCTCATGTGGATGGCTAGGGCGGTCGTCGTGATCATCGCCATCGTCGCTGCCGCCATCGCGCTCGACCCCGAGAGCTCCATCATGGACCTCGTGTCGTTCGCATGGGCGGGATTCGGTGCGGCGTTCGGACCCGTCGTCCTCCTCTCCCTGTACTGGAGGAGGTCCAACGGCTGGGGTGCCCTCGCCGGAATGATCACGGGATTCATCACCGTCATCATCTGGAACACCTTCCTGTCCGCCGACAGCGTGTTCGGTCTCTGTGCCTACGACACCGGCCTGTACGAGCTTGTGCCCGGATTCCTCTTCGCGCTCATCGCCATAATCGCGGTCAGCCTCATGACCCCCGAGCCCGAGAAGGAGATTCAGGACGAATTCGACGAGGTCGCCGCCGAGTCCAAGGGGCTGTTCTGAAATTCCTTAGGGGGCCCCGGCCCCCGTTCCTTTACTCAGGCTGGCGATTATCATACCCGTTTCCGCGCAATCTTTTATTAGGCGCGCGCGATTAACTCACGATGATTCTAATCAAGCTGGGCGGCAGCGTCATCACGGGAAAGGCCGATTACAGGACCTTCAACAGGGAGACCGTCGCCCGTCTCGCGGACGAGATCGCCCGTTCGGGGAAGGACGTCATCATCGTCCACGGAGCGGGTTCTTTCGGACACATCGTCGCCAAGGAGAACCGCCTGCAGGAGGGATTCAAGGACAAGTCCCAGATCCCCGCGGCGGCCCGTACGATGTGCGACACCCGCGAGCTCAGCTCGATGGTGGTCGAGGAGCTCCTCGCCCACAACATCCCCGCTGTTTCCGTCCCCCCGGGATCCTGCTTCGTCATGGACAACGGGAAGCTCATCATCGATAACGAGGAGCCCCTGAGGAGGCTCGTAGACCTGGGCATCATGCCCGTGATGTTCGGCGACGTGGTCACCGACCGCAGCACCGGCTTCGGCATCCTGTCGGGAGACCAGTGCATGGAGGCGCTATGCAGGATGTTCGATCCCGAGGAGGTCATCTTCGTCTCGGACATCGACGGCCTCTACGACAGGAACCCCAAGACCGACAGGCACGCCAGGATGCTGGGCACGGTCACCCGCGCAAAGCTCGACGAACTCGAGACGGAATCCAACGTCGCAGACGTTACGGGAGGCATACGCGGCAAGATGATCGCGATGCTCAAGATGACCACGGCGGACAGGAGGTGCGTCCTTGTGAACGGCAACGCCCCCAACCGCCTCTACTCGCTGCTGAAAGGCGAGACAGTTACATGCACAATCGCAAAAGGAGGACTTGAATGACCGGAGAGCCCATCAGGAGCCGCAAGGCGGAGCACATCGACATCTGCGCCAAAGAGAGGATCGCACCCGACCACTGCTACTGGGACGATGTCAGGCTCGTCCACAACGCGCTCCCCGAGATCGACATGGACGAGATCGACCTTACCGCCGACGTCCTCGGGAAGAAGCTCGATTTCCCCCTGATCGTCACCGCCATCACCGGAGGATTCTCCGGCGCCAGGAAGATCAACGCCAATATCGCCTCCGCCTGCGCCGACCTCGGTATCGGCATGGGGGTTGGGAGCGAGAGGGCCGGTGTCACTGGGGTGGATCCGGAATCCTACTCCGTCATCAAGGATTACGATGTCCCCCTCGTCATCGGGAACATCGGCGCACCCCAGCTCGTCAGACAGCAAAGCAAGGATATCTTCTCCGACGATATGGTCGGCCAGGCGAAGGACCTGATCGATGCCGACTACGTCGCCGTCCACCTCAACTTCCTGCAGGAGGTCGTGCAGCCCGAGGGAGACACCAACGGCGCCGGCGTCAGGGACAGGATCAGGGACCTTGCGGTGAAGTATCCCATCATCGTCAAGGAGACAGGCGCCGGTATCGACGCCTTCACCGCCGAGCGCCTCAGGGGCATCGGCGTCCGCGCCATCGACGTGGCCGGAATGGGCGGGACCAGCTTCTCCGCCGTCGAGATGTACCGCGCACAGCTCGCGGACGACGAACTGCACACCGAGCTCGGCACCACGTTCTTCGACTGGGGGATCCCCACCCCCGTCTCCCTCAGGGAGGCCAAATGCGCCAAGCTCCCGCTCATAGCATCGGGAGGGCTGCTGGACGGAACCCACCTCGCCTCCGCCATCGCCATGGGCGCCGTGGCGGGAGGATGCGCACGCGCGATCCTGCGCGACGCGATGGAATCGGCCGAGGCCGTCAAGAAGAAACTCATGCTGTTCAGGGAGGAGCTCCGTGCGGCCATGATGCTGACCGGATGCACCGACATCAAACAACTGTCGAATGCCAGATACGTAGTCCTCGGCGAGACCGCCGACTGGATGAGAGCAATGAAGGAGAGTGAATGAAATGGATGCCAAGGATTACCTAAAGAAGACCTCCGCCGAAGTCGACGGACCCATGAAGAGCTACATTCCCGACGAGGAGCCCATGAGGCTCATCGAGGCCTCCCGCCAGTACCCCTACGCGGGCGGCAAGAGGATGAGGCCCGCCATCGTCCTGGCCGCCTGCGGTGCGGTCGGGGGCGACAAAAAGAAAGCGATGCCCCTGGCGGTCGCCATCGAGTACATCCACAACTTCACCCTGATCCACGACGACCTCATGGACGGGGACGAGATGAGGCGCGGCATGAAGACCATCCACGTCGGATACGACGAGCCCACCGCCATCCTGGCTGGGGATGCCCTCTTCGCCAAGGCGTTCCAGATCATTGCGGAGCTCGACATCCCCGCCGAGGCCATGAGGGAGGTCCTCAGGTTCGTCACCAAGGCCGTCTGGGACCTCGCCCGCGGACAGGAGATGGACATCCTCAACGAGGGCAAGCTCATCGACGAGGCCCACTACACCGAGACCATCTTCCTGAAGACCTCCGTACTCTTCGCCGCCGCAGCCGCGGGAGGGGCCCTCTGCGGAGGAGCCGACAAGAAGGTCGTCGATGCGATCAACAGGTACGCCCTCGACATGGGACTCGGATTCCAGATGTTCGACGACTACCTGGGCATCGCCGGAGACACTAGCAAGACCGGGAAGTCCGTCGGTAACGACCTGAGGAAAGGAAAGTGCACCCTCATGGTGACCTACACCCTCGAGCACCTCAAGGACGAGAAGAAGCTCGCCAAATTCAAGAGCATCCTCGGAAACATGAAGGCCACAGAGGCCGAGGTCCGCGAGGGAATGGAGATCATGAGGGAGATCGGCGCCATCGAGTACAACAAGAAGGCAGCCGAGGACAAGATCGCCTCCGCCAAGGCGTACCTCGACATCCTGCCGCCCTCCGACGACAAGGACTTCATGCTGGCACTTGCCGACTACGCCATCAACAGGGAAGTCTGAAACCCGCTTTTCCGGGGGAGACCCCGGAACCTTTTTCTTCGGAATTCAGAGGTCGCGGACGCCGTCCTCTGTGATCCTGAACAGGGCCGTCCTTCCCTCGGGAAGACTGCGGTGCTTGATGATCACGGCGGTCCTGACCCCCGCCGCACCCCTCAGGTCGAAGCGGATGATGGTCTTCGCGTTGTGGTGCATCGCGTGGCCGCCCAGGAACTCGATGGATCCCGTGTTGATGTTTGTGTAGACCTGGGATGTGATCACGACGGGGATCTCGTACTCCCTGGCGACATGGAGGAGCTGTTCGGTCTGGCGGATGAAGTCGTTCCTCATGTCCATATCGTCGTAATTGAGGCGGTAGAACATGGTCATGGAATCCACGACGATCAGACCGATGATGCCGTTCTTCGCAATCCTCGATATCTGCTCGACGCGGTCGGACTGCTCCTGGAAGCTGTGGACCGAGAATACCAGGAGTTCCTTCATAAGGGCATCGTCCTTGAAGATCTGGTGAACACGGTCGTAGGATAGGCCCTCGGTGTCCACATAGGCCACCTTCTTCCCCCGACGGCACGCGTTGGCTGCCATCTGGAGGCAGATATTGGTCTTACCGCATCCTGCCTCGCCGTAGAACAGGGTGACGGCGCCGGTCTCGATGCCGCCGCCTAGCATGTCATCCAACGACTTGCAGCCAGTAGGGAAGCGGTTCACGTCCCTCGTTAAGTTTCGCTCATTCATAAATTATATTATAATCGCGTCCGATTGGACACCATGGATTCGGACGGCGACGTAATTGCCACGGGAGCGGAGGCCACAGTCTACCGCACTTCTTTCCTGGGAAGGCCGGCCGTCCGCAAGGTCCGCACCCCCAAGGGCTACCGCGTGCCGGAGCTCGATGCCACCATCAGGTCCAGGCGCATCCGCGCCGAGGCAAGGATCATCAGGGATGCCAGGCTGGCTGGCCTCAGGACCCCGGTGATCTATTCCGTCGACACCGTCGAGGGAAGCATCGTCATGGAGGACATCAGGGGTGTCACCGCCAAGAGATTCCTCGACGAGAACCCCTCCGAGGCGGAGAGGGTCTGCAGGCAGATAGGGCACAATCTGGCACTCCTTCACAACGCCAACCTGTCCCACGGGGACCTGACCACCTCCAACATCATCGTCATGGAGGACGGCAGGCTGTGCTTCATCGATTTCTCCATGGGGAACTCACTGGTGGAGACCGAGGACATGGGAGTGGACATCAGGCTGCTCGAGAGGGCCTTCTCGTCCGCTCACCCTAAGCTCAAGGACGAGTATCTGGCACTTCTCGATGAGTACTGCAGGGTCAAGACCGGCTCCAAGGCGGTCATGGATAAGGTCCAGGAGATCAAGGACAGAGGAAGATACACATGAAGCTCAACGTCGTCACCCACAATCCCGGCAAGGTCAGGGAATACCAGCTCGCATTCGACGGATTCGGCGTGGAGATGGTCCACGTTAACCGCGAGTACGACGAGGTCCAAACCGCCTACCTGGAGGAGGTCGTCGACAAGGGAATGAAACAGCTCCACGGCGAGGGCCTCCGCGACTTCATGATCGACGATTCCGGACTTTTCGTGGAAGCCCTCGGCGGGTTCCCCGGAGTGTACTCGGCATACGGCCAGAAGACCATCGGAAACGCCGGGATCCTGAAGCTCATGGAGGGCGTGGAGGACAGGCGTGCCGTGTTCAAGTGCTGCATCGGATGCTGGGTGGGCGATGAGAGGATAGTCGTCACCGGCAAGTGCCCCGGGTACATACTCTTCGAGGAGAGAGGGGAAGGAGGGTTCGGATACGATCCCATCTTCACCCCGGACGGCGAGCACTCGTTCGCGGAGATCCCCACCGATGAGAAGAACGTCATCTCCCACCGCGGCCTCGCTACCAAGATGCTCATCGACGAGATGAAGAACCGCGGTCTCATCTGAAACTTTATTAGCAACCGGGGAATAATCCGAGACGTGGGCCCGTGGGCTAGCTTGGTATACTTGCGGCTTTGGGAGCCGCTGACTCCGGTTCAAATCCGGGCGGGCCCACCTGTTTTCCGGATCATCCGCCGAAGATAGCGGCGAAGAACGTCAGGCTGAGCGCGGTCCCCACGAGGGTCAGTCCCCACACGGCCTTCGCCCACAGCGCTTTGAACGGGGCGAAGTAGTATCCGATGAAGAACATCAGAACGCTGGACGTGAACGATGCCCAGAAGAACGCATCGGTCTGATCGGAGATGAACAGGACGCACAGTGCGGGAGGTATCGCCGTCGTGAATGTGACCGCGAAGGCCCCCATGGCGTTGACGAAATACTGCCTGTACCTTCCGGCCAGGGGCTTGTGGTTGATCTTTCCCTGAAGCACCAGGTCGATGATCTCGTCCTTGGTCCTGTCGTCCATGAGATCCACGATCGTGGCGTCCAGCTCGGACACGACTTCGTCGCGGTAGT
This is a stretch of genomic DNA from Thermoplasmatales archaeon BRNA1. It encodes these proteins:
- a CDS encoding alpha-NAC-related protein; the encoded protein is MAGGMRGMNPRQMQKAMRSMGITQSTVAGVQQVIIKCNDKDIVITNASVTCIEMKGQKSYEVSGVVTEMTPGAAGGEAVPAGPVFADEDIELVMSQTGCDREKAVKALEECDGQPAEAIIKIMSE
- a CDS encoding hydrogenase assembly chaperone HypC/HupF, whose amino-acid sequence is MCLAVPAKIVAIDGDEAQVDFGGTMKPANISMVDVKVGDWVVVHAGFAIEVMDEEEAAETIKLWNDFIDSGEAEYNQPQ
- a CDS encoding Na+/proline symporter, encoding MDYIVLIGFIAYFVIVLLVGFYFYNRSHGLHDYILGGRKLNPYVAALSAQASDMSGWLLLGLPGSIYLFGIGQAWIGIGLAIGSYFAWLLIAKRLRNYTKKAKDSLTLSQFFSNRFRDQKNYLKTMSAIAIIVFFIPYVASGFVSAGNILMSFVDLDYVPCMLIGVVVIIAYTVLGGFKAICWTDVLQAMLMIVAIIIVPLAAIGELGGWDEVMAVADRPAFSGFFDFFKNADGSTIAALSIISSLAWGLGYFGMPHVVVRYMALEDPKEAKVARRVGTGWIIVALAFAILVGLVGQAYHPGFTTKSDAQTIFIVMVGGIFAPIIMGVLYSALMAAVMSTSDSQLLVASAAVTNDLMSLTKK
- a CDS encoding Na+/proline symporter, whose product is MWMARAVVVIIAIVAAAIALDPESSIMDLVSFAWAGFGAAFGPVVLLSLYWRRSNGWGALAGMITGFITVIIWNTFLSADSVFGLCAYDTGLYELVPGFLFALIAIIAVSLMTPEPEKEIQDEFDEVAAESKGLF
- a CDS encoding putative archaeal kinase, which translates into the protein MILIKLGGSVITGKADYRTFNRETVARLADEIARSGKDVIIVHGAGSFGHIVAKENRLQEGFKDKSQIPAAARTMCDTRELSSMVVEELLAHNIPAVSVPPGSCFVMDNGKLIIDNEEPLRRLVDLGIMPVMFGDVVTDRSTGFGILSGDQCMEALCRMFDPEEVIFVSDIDGLYDRNPKTDRHARMLGTVTRAKLDELETESNVADVTGGIRGKMIAMLKMTTADRRCVLVNGNAPNRLYSLLKGETVTCTIAKGGLE
- a CDS encoding isopentenyl-diphosphate delta-isomerase, type 2, with protein sequence MTGEPIRSRKAEHIDICAKERIAPDHCYWDDVRLVHNALPEIDMDEIDLTADVLGKKLDFPLIVTAITGGFSGARKINANIASACADLGIGMGVGSERAGVTGVDPESYSVIKDYDVPLVIGNIGAPQLVRQQSKDIFSDDMVGQAKDLIDADYVAVHLNFLQEVVQPEGDTNGAGVRDRIRDLAVKYPIIVKETGAGIDAFTAERLRGIGVRAIDVAGMGGTSFSAVEMYRAQLADDELHTELGTTFFDWGIPTPVSLREAKCAKLPLIASGGLLDGTHLASAIAMGAVAGGCARAILRDAMESAEAVKKKLMLFREELRAAMMLTGCTDIKQLSNARYVVLGETADWMRAMKESE
- a CDS encoding Geranylgeranyl pyrophosphate synthase, whose translation is MDAKDYLKKTSAEVDGPMKSYIPDEEPMRLIEASRQYPYAGGKRMRPAIVLAACGAVGGDKKKAMPLAVAIEYIHNFTLIHDDLMDGDEMRRGMKTIHVGYDEPTAILAGDALFAKAFQIIAELDIPAEAMREVLRFVTKAVWDLARGQEMDILNEGKLIDEAHYTETIFLKTSVLFAAAAAGGALCGGADKKVVDAINRYALDMGLGFQMFDDYLGIAGDTSKTGKSVGNDLRKGKCTLMVTYTLEHLKDEKKLAKFKSILGNMKATEAEVREGMEIMREIGAIEYNKKAAEDKIASAKAYLDILPPSDDKDFMLALADYAINREV
- a CDS encoding RecA/RadA recombinase yields the protein MLGGGIETGAVTLFYGEAGCGKTNICLQMAANACRRGKKVAYVDTEGLSYDRVHQIFKDDALMKELLVFSVHSFQEQSDRVEQISRIAKNGIIGLIVVDSMTMFYRLNYDDMDMRNDFIRQTEQLLHVAREYEIPVVITSQVYTNINTGSIEFLGGHAMHHNAKTIIRFDLRGAAGVRTAVIIKHRSLPEGRTALFRITEDGVRDL
- a CDS encoding Mn2+-dependent serine/threonine protein kinase; translation: MDTMDSDGDVIATGAEATVYRTSFLGRPAVRKVRTPKGYRVPELDATIRSRRIRAEARIIRDARLAGLRTPVIYSVDTVEGSIVMEDIRGVTAKRFLDENPSEAERVCRQIGHNLALLHNANLSHGDLTTSNIIVMEDGRLCFIDFSMGNSLVETEDMGVDIRLLERAFSSAHPKLKDEYLALLDEYCRVKTGSKAVMDKVQEIKDRGRYT
- a CDS encoding dITPase; amino-acid sequence: MKLNVVTHNPGKVREYQLAFDGFGVEMVHVNREYDEVQTAYLEEVVDKGMKQLHGEGLRDFMIDDSGLFVEALGGFPGVYSAYGQKTIGNAGILKLMEGVEDRRAVFKCCIGCWVGDERIVVTGKCPGYILFEERGEGGFGYDPIFTPDGEHSFAEIPTDEKNVISHRGLATKMLIDEMKNRGLI